The following are encoded in a window of Mycobacterium sp. ELW1 genomic DNA:
- a CDS encoding DUF721 family protein, with the protein MTEPEDEPAGPPEHLANLAGMDLVRRALEEARGAARSQGKEVGRGGRSPRARRGGERGGRRAWSGPGPDRRDPQTFATVANELAKSRGWTPKVAEGAVFAQWATVVGEQIAEHAEPTTLRDGVLSVAAESTAWATQLRMVQSQLLAKIAAAVGDGVVTSLKITGPVAPSWRKGKLHISGRGPRDTYG; encoded by the coding sequence ATGACCGAACCTGAGGACGAGCCCGCCGGCCCGCCCGAGCACCTCGCGAATCTGGCCGGCATGGATCTGGTGCGCCGCGCCCTGGAGGAAGCCCGCGGCGCCGCTCGCAGCCAGGGCAAGGAAGTCGGCCGTGGTGGCCGCTCGCCTCGGGCCCGCCGCGGCGGCGAGCGGGGCGGCCGTCGGGCCTGGTCGGGGCCCGGGCCGGATCGTCGTGATCCCCAGACGTTCGCGACGGTCGCCAACGAGCTGGCGAAGTCCCGCGGCTGGACGCCGAAGGTCGCTGAAGGTGCGGTGTTCGCCCAGTGGGCGACGGTGGTCGGCGAGCAGATCGCCGAGCACGCCGAGCCGACCACGCTGCGCGACGGTGTGCTGAGCGTGGCGGCGGAATCGACTGCGTGGGCCACGCAACTCCGGATGGTGCAGTCGCAGCTGTTGGCCAAGATCGCCGCTGCTGTCGGGGACGGGGTCGTGACGTCGCTGAAGATCACCGGGCCGGTGGCTCCATCGTGGCGCAAGGGCAAGTTGCACATCTCTGGGCGAGGGCCGCGCGACACCTACGGGTGA
- the gyrB gene encoding DNA topoisomerase (ATP-hydrolyzing) subunit B: protein MAAKEQYGADSIKVLEGLEAVRKRPGMYIGSTGERGLHHLVWEVVDNSVDEAMAGFATKVTVRILEDGGVEVTDDGRGIPVAMHATGIPTIDVVMTVLHAGGKFEEGAYQVSGGLHGVGVSVVNALSSRLEADVRTDGYEWFQTYDHSVPGTLRQGEKTKKTGTTIRFWADPNIFETTTYDFETIARRLQEMAFLNKGLTIELTDERVTPEQVVDEVVSDTAEAPKSAEEKAAEAVAPHKVKHRVFHYPGGLVDFVKHINRTKNSIQPSVIDFDGKGEGHEVEIAMQWNAGYSESVHTFANTINTHEGGTHEEGFRAALTTVVNKYAKDKKLLKEKDANLTGDDIREGLAAVISVKVSQPQFEGQTKTKLGNTEVKSFVQKICNEQLTHWFESNPTEAKTVVNKAVSSAQARIAARKARELVRRKSATDIGGLPGKLADCRSTDPSKSELYVVEGDSAGGSAKSGRDSMFQAILPLRGKIINVEKARIDRVLKNTEVQAIITALGTGIHDEFDLAKLRYHKIVLMADADVDGQHISTLLLTLLFRFMKPLVENGHIFLAQPPLYKLKWQRSEPEFAYSDRERDGLLEAGKAAGKRINVDDGIQRYKGLGEMDAKELWETTMDPSVRVLRQVTLDDAAAADELFSILMGEDVEARRSFITRNAKDVRFLDV from the coding sequence GTGGCTGCCAAAGAACAGTACGGTGCCGACTCGATCAAAGTCCTCGAAGGCTTGGAGGCGGTCCGCAAACGTCCGGGTATGTACATCGGGTCGACCGGCGAACGAGGACTCCACCATCTCGTCTGGGAGGTCGTCGACAACTCCGTCGACGAGGCGATGGCGGGTTTCGCCACGAAGGTGACGGTGCGGATCCTCGAGGACGGCGGCGTCGAGGTCACCGACGACGGCCGCGGAATCCCGGTCGCCATGCACGCCACCGGAATCCCCACCATCGATGTGGTCATGACCGTTTTGCACGCCGGCGGCAAGTTCGAAGAGGGTGCCTACCAGGTGTCCGGTGGTCTGCACGGCGTGGGCGTCTCGGTCGTCAACGCTCTGTCGAGCCGGCTCGAGGCTGACGTCCGCACCGACGGCTACGAATGGTTCCAGACCTACGACCACTCGGTACCGGGCACGTTGCGTCAGGGCGAGAAGACCAAGAAGACCGGCACCACCATCCGATTCTGGGCCGACCCCAACATCTTCGAGACCACCACCTACGACTTCGAGACCATTGCCCGCCGCCTGCAGGAGATGGCCTTCCTCAACAAGGGCCTCACCATCGAGCTGACCGATGAGCGGGTCACCCCCGAGCAGGTCGTGGACGAGGTCGTCAGTGATACCGCCGAAGCGCCGAAGTCGGCCGAGGAGAAGGCAGCTGAGGCGGTCGCGCCGCACAAGGTCAAGCACCGGGTGTTCCACTACCCGGGTGGTCTGGTCGACTTCGTCAAGCACATCAACCGCACCAAGAACTCGATCCAGCCCAGCGTCATCGACTTCGACGGCAAGGGTGAGGGCCACGAGGTCGAGATCGCAATGCAGTGGAACGCAGGCTATTCGGAGTCGGTGCACACCTTCGCGAACACCATCAACACCCACGAGGGCGGTACCCACGAAGAAGGTTTCCGTGCTGCCCTGACCACAGTGGTCAACAAGTACGCCAAGGACAAGAAGCTCCTCAAGGAAAAGGACGCCAACCTCACCGGAGACGACATCCGCGAGGGCCTGGCCGCGGTGATCTCGGTGAAGGTCTCCCAGCCCCAGTTCGAGGGGCAGACGAAGACGAAACTCGGTAATACCGAAGTGAAGTCGTTCGTTCAGAAGATCTGCAACGAGCAGCTCACCCACTGGTTCGAGTCCAACCCGACCGAGGCCAAGACCGTCGTGAACAAGGCGGTGTCGTCGGCGCAGGCCCGTATCGCCGCGCGCAAGGCGCGAGAGCTGGTGCGGCGCAAGAGCGCAACGGATATCGGTGGCCTGCCCGGCAAGCTGGCCGACTGCCGCTCCACCGACCCCAGCAAGTCGGAACTGTATGTCGTGGAGGGTGATTCGGCCGGCGGCTCGGCCAAGAGCGGCCGCGACTCGATGTTCCAGGCGATCCTGCCGTTGCGCGGCAAGATCATCAACGTGGAGAAGGCCCGCATCGACCGGGTGTTGAAGAACACCGAAGTCCAGGCCATCATCACCGCGCTGGGTACCGGCATCCACGACGAGTTCGACCTCGCCAAGCTGCGCTATCACAAGATCGTGCTCATGGCCGACGCTGACGTTGACGGACAACACATTTCGACGCTGCTGCTGACCCTGTTGTTCCGGTTCATGAAGCCGCTGGTGGAGAACGGCCACATCTTCCTGGCGCAGCCGCCGCTGTACAAGCTGAAGTGGCAGCGCTCCGAACCGGAGTTCGCCTACTCCGACCGCGAGCGGGACGGTCTGCTCGAAGCGGGCAAGGCGGCCGGCAAGCGGATCAACGTCGACGACGGCATCCAGCGCTACAAGGGTCTGGGCGAGATGGATGCCAAGGAGCTGTGGGAGACCACCATGGATCCGTCGGTCCGGGTGCTGCGTCAGGTCACCCTGGACGACGCCGCCGCGGCCGACGAGCTGTTCTCCATTCTGATGGGCGAAGACGTCGAAGCCCGTCGCAGCTTCATCACGCGTAACGCCAAAGACGTTCGCTTCTTGGATGTTTAG